GTAATGTTTCCAACAGGCTTCACACCTACTTTATCTGAAAATCAATTTTTCAGACCTAAAACAAAAGGGATTATAAAAATGGAAATGCTGATTTTCAATCTCTGGGGTAATATGATTTTCAGAACCAATGATATCAATACCCCGGGATGGGACGGTAAAGTCAACGGGCAACTGATGCCATCCGGCAATTATGTCTACAGGATCAATATGGAATCAATAGATGGTGATAAAATTGAAGAAAGCGGAAAATTCTTATTGATCAGGTGATATGAAGAGGATTTTATTAATGATCAGTTTAACTTTTGTGTTCGGAATTTCCCAGGCTCAGGATGTTCAGTTTTCACAATTTTATGCCTCCCCACTTTATCTTAATCCAGCATTTGCCGGGAGTTCTGAAATGACAAGAATAGGCATTAATTTCAGAAATCAGTGGCCCTCATTGGATCAGACATTTGTCACTTTTTCGGCTTATGCCGATCATTTTATTGATGAGAAAAATTCGGGAATCGGGATCATAATAAATGGAAGCCGGGAGAGTTTGGCAAATTTGCAAAACACAGAAGTAGGTTTGGTATACTCTTATAGAGTAAGATTGGGCGAATCAGGTTTTTTGCATATGGGGATTCAGGGAAGTTGGGCCACGAGATCAGCGAGTTTTGATGAAGTGGTTCTCAGTACGCAATTGGATATCAATCGTGGAGTTGTGATTCCAGGAGGAAATGGGGGATCCATTTCTGATGATAGACAGCGGAGTTTTGCTGATTTTCATTCAGGTATGCTCTATTATAATGATAGATTTTGGTTCGGCTTTTCAGGGCATCACCTTACTCAACCTAATATTTCCTATTTGGAATTTGACAGGGATGTACTCCCGATCAGGTATTCGGCACACGGCGGCGTAAAATTTGACTTGACACCGGGTGGCATTAATGACTATTTCAATAATACCCAACAGGAGCGAACGTTTTCTTTGGCATTCAATTATAAGCGGCAAGGGGTTTTTGATCAGTTGGATTTCGGTATGGAGCTTTATTTTGAACCGATAGTTCTTGGATTTTGGTACAGGGGATTTCCAACCAGGATTGGTTTGCCTAACAATGAAGCACTTATCGGTTTGATCGGTTTTTCACTTCAAAACGGTATTGACCTTGGGTACAGTTATGATTTTACACTTTCTCAATTAGGCTGGAGGCAATCCGGAGGGGCACATGAAGTGTCTATGCGGTATTCATTTGTTGATCAATTTCTGAAAAAGAATTTCCGCAAACGAATGCCAACGTTTAAGTATTAATAATTTTCAAGTCATTTTATATTTTTTCTGCTTGAATATCAGTACACTTTATCTTTATGTGGAATTATTTTCAATTCTATTTTTGCAAATGAAAAAAAGTGTTGCACCTTTGCAATCCCAAACGACGGGCAGCGAAATCAAATACCCTAATTTATTCGGATTGATTGTATCAAAATCAGATAATAAAAAGTAAATTTTATAAATCCGATTTTGAAAGAATAAAATATTGAATTACCTTTGCGATCCTGTTTTAAAGAATAGGAAAGAAAATATCCCAGCAATAGTCTGGCGTTGATCGGTTGAGACCGGTCGGAAGTTCATTGAAATGTTGAAGACGAAACAATAGAATATTGTGTGATTTAATTGCATGATAGAGGAAATATGGGCAGGAAACAACTTCTTAGCGATAAGAGGAAAAACAAACTATACAATGGAGAGTTTGATCCTGGCTCAGGATGAACGCTAGCGGCAGGCCTAATACATGCAAGTCGTACGGCAAGTTGAGGAGCAATCCGAGACCTAGAGTGGCGCACGGGTGCGTAACGCGTATGCAACCTGCCCCTTACCGGGGGATAGCCCGGGGAAACCCGGATTAATACCCCATGGCATGATTTCATGGCATCATGAGATTATTAAAGATTTATCGGTAAGGGATGGGCATGCGTAGGATTAGTTAGTTGGCGGGGTAACGGCCCACCAAGACGATGATCCTTAGGGGTTCTGAGAGGAAGGTCCCCCACACTGGCACTGAGATACGGGCCAGACTCCTACGGGAGGCAGCAGTAGGGAATATTGGGCAATGGCCGGAAGGCTGACCCAGCCATGCCGCGTGCAGGAAGACGGCGTTATGCGTTGTAAACTGCTTTTATACGGGAAGAAAAAGGCCATGCGTGGCAAATTGCCGGTACCGTATGAATAAGCACCGGCTAACTCCGTGCCAGCAGCCGCGGTAATACGGAGGGTGCGAGCGTTGTCCGGATTTATTGGGTTTAAAGGGTGCGTAGGCGGCCCGATAAGTCAGCGGTGAAAGTCAGTGGCTCAACCATTGGAGTGCCGTTGATACTGTTGGGCTTGAGTGCGGTCTGGGTACATGGAATTTATGGTGTAGCGGTGAAATGCATAGATACCATAAGGAACACCGATAGCGTAGGCATTGTACTGGGCCGTAACTGACGCTGAGGCACGAAAGCATGGGTAGCGAACAGGATTAGATACCCTGGTAGTCCATGCCGTAAACGATGATCACTCGCTGTCCTGCCCCTGAGGTGCGGCGGCCAAGCGAAAGCGTTAAGTGATCCACCTGGGGAGTACGCCGGCAACGGTGAAACTCAAAGGAATTGACGGGGGTCCGCACAAGCGGTGGAGCATGTGGTTTAATTCGATGATACGCGAGGAACCTTACCCGGGCTAGAATGTGAAGGAATGATTTAGAGATAGATCAGTCGGCAACGACCTGAAACAAGGTGCTGCATGGCTGTCGTCAGCTCGTGCCGTGAGGTGTTGGGTTAAGTCCCGCAACGAGCGCAACCCCTGTCATTAGTTGCCAGCACGTCAAGGTGGGGACTCTAATGGGACTGCCTGCGCAAGCAGAGAGGAAGGAGGGGACGACGTCAAGTCATCATGGCCCTTACGCCCGGGGCGACACACGTGCTACAATGGCGCATACAGCGGGTAGCTACCCGGCAACGGGATGCCAACCTCTAAAAGTGCGTCTCAGTTCGGATCGGGGTCTGCAACCCGACCCCGTGAAGCTGGAATCGCTAGTAATCGCGCATCAGCCATGGCGCGGTGAATACGTTCCCGGACCTTGTACACACCGCCCGTCAAGCCATGGAAGTCGGGTAGACCTGAAGGCGGTAACCGCAAGGAGCCGTTAAGGGTAGAACCGGTAACTGGGGCTAAGTCGTAACAAGGTAGCCGTACCGGAAGGTGCGGCTGGAACACCTCCTTTCTGGAAGCCCTTTTTCCGTTTTGTTTTGTCTTCACGTTTCCATTTCCCGTCGGAGTGACGGGGACAAGTTCATTGACATGTTGAGCAGAGAATGCGATAGTAGGCTGTTGTGTGACCGCAAGGTTTTGCAACGGCAAAAAGACTGCATATATGCGTGGCAAAAGGCGTGTATGTGCGAAGAGTAAGTGAACAAGGGCGTACGGGGGATGCCTAGGCTCCCAGAGGCGAAGAAGGACGTGACAAGCTGCGAAAAGCCGCGGGGACCCGCAAGCGGGGCTGATCCGCGGATGTCCGAATGGGGCAACCCACCCCGATTTATCGGGGTATCCAGTAATGGAGGCAAACCCGCTGAACTGAAACATCTAAGTAAGCGGAGGAGGAGAAAACAAGAGTGATTCCGTGAGTAGTGGCGAGCGAAAGCGGAACAGCCCAAACCGTGCATGTTACGGCATGTACGGGGTAATAGGACCTGTATAATTTCAATGAATGTGACCTGAATTGTCTGGGAAGGCAAACGGTAGAGGGTGAGAGTCCCGTAGGGGAAGCATGAATTGTGAGACGGGTATCCTGAGTAGGCCGGGACAGGAGAAATCCCGGTTGAATTGTCCGGCACCATCCGGAAAGGCTAAATACTCCTGGGAGACCGATAGTGAACAAGTACCGTGAGGGAAAGGTGAAAAGTACCGTGAACAACGGGGTGAAATAGAACCTGAAACCGTGCGCCTACAAGCGGTCGGAGCCCTGAGATGGGGTGACGGCGTGCCTTTTGCATAATGAGCCTACGAGTTGCACCTCACTGGCAAGGTTAAGGGTCTTGAGGCCCGCAGCCGGAGCGAAAGCGAGTCTGAACAGGGCGCTGAGTCAGTGGGGGCAGACGCGAAACTTTGTGATCTACCCATGGACAGGTTGAAGCGGCGGTAAGACGCCGTGGAGGACCGAACCGATAAACGTTGAAAAGTTTCCGGATGATCTGTGGGTAGGGGTGAAAGGCCAATCAAACTGAGAAATAGCTCGTACTCCCCGAAATGTTTTTAGGAACAGCGTCGCGGAATGTATGACGGAGGTAGAGCTACCGATAGGACTAGGGGGAGTCATATCCTACCAAATCCTGACGAACTCCGAATGCCGTCATACAGTAGCGGCAGTGAGGGCATGGGTGCTAAGGTCCGTGTCCGAGAGGGAAAGAACCCGGACCTACCGCTAAGGTCCCGGAATTTACGCTAAGTTGAACAAAGGCGGTCCAGCTGCAGAGACAGCCAGGAGGTTAGCTTGGAAGCAGCTATTCCTTTAAAGAGTGCGTAACAGCTCACTGGTCGAGCGGCAGGGCGTCGATAATAAACGGGCATCAAGTGTAATACCGAAGCGTAGGATTTCCTCCCGTACCTACGGGGGGATCTGGTAGGGGAGCATTCCAAACACGGTGAATGCACATGGCGATGTGTGCTGGAGAGTTTGGAAAAGCAAATGTAGGCATAAGTAACGATAATGGGGGCGGGAAACCCCCACACCGATAGACCAAGGTTTCCTGATCAACGCTAATCGGATCAGGGTCAGTCGGGGCCTAAGGATAACCCGAAGGGGGATTCCGATGGAAAATGGGTTGATATTCCCATACCTGTCATACAGGTGACGGAGTGACGGAGTGTTGTAAGGACCGCGCGGTGACGGAATACCGCGTTGAAGGGAGTAGGTATTGTTTCCATAGTCAAATGCGTGGAGATAGCCGAACCTGAAAGTACCGCAATCCTTCGGGAGCGCGGATAGAGTCCCCAAAAGCTTCCAAGAAAAACTTCTGGCGATAAGCGTATGACAG
This window of the Aquiflexum balticum DSM 16537 genome carries:
- a CDS encoding PorP/SprF family type IX secretion system membrane protein; the protein is MKRILLMISLTFVFGISQAQDVQFSQFYASPLYLNPAFAGSSEMTRIGINFRNQWPSLDQTFVTFSAYADHFIDEKNSGIGIIINGSRESLANLQNTEVGLVYSYRVRLGESGFLHMGIQGSWATRSASFDEVVLSTQLDINRGVVIPGGNGGSISDDRQRSFADFHSGMLYYNDRFWFGFSGHHLTQPNISYLEFDRDVLPIRYSAHGGVKFDLTPGGINDYFNNTQQERTFSLAFNYKRQGVFDQLDFGMELYFEPIVLGFWYRGFPTRIGLPNNEALIGLIGFSLQNGIDLGYSYDFTLSQLGWRQSGGAHEVSMRYSFVDQFLKKNFRKRMPTFKY